From a single Lolium rigidum isolate FL_2022 chromosome 7, APGP_CSIRO_Lrig_0.1, whole genome shotgun sequence genomic region:
- the LOC124674584 gene encoding ubiquitin-conjugating enzyme E2 28-like yields MASKRILKELKDLQKDPPTSCSAGPVGEDMFHWQATIMGPSESPFTGGLFLVNIHFPPDYPFKPPKVSFRTKVFHPNINSNGSICLDILKEQWSPALTISKVLLSICSLLTDPNPDDPLVPEIAHMYKTDRAKYESTARSWTQKYAMG; encoded by the exons ATGGCGTCCAAGAGGATCCTGAAGGAGCTCAAGGACCTGCAGAAGGACCCTCCGACCTCATGCAGCGCAG GTCCTGTTGGTGAGGACATGTTCCATTGGCAGGCCACTATCATGGGGCCATCGGAAAGCCCATTCACTGGTGGTTTGTTTTTGGTGAACATTCATTTCCCACCAGATTATCCTTTCAAGCCACCGAAG GTCTCTTTCCGCACCAAGGTTTTCCACCCGAACATCAACAGCAATGGCAGCATTTGCCTTGACATTCTCAAGGAGCAGTGGAGCCCGGCTCTGACCATATCAAAG GTTCTCCTGTCGATCTGCTCGTTGCTGACAGACCCGAACCCCGATGACCCGCTGGTGCCTGAGATTGCCCACATGTACAAGACTGATAGGGCCAAGTACGAGTCCACGGCGCGCTCCTGGACGCAGAAGTACGCCATGGGCTAG
- the LOC124671174 gene encoding regulatory protein RecX-like, with protein sequence MVVFPRAKGAGGVRHAPPQWRLVSFRQCSSNEGNAYAAKNNATQSPDEQFLQLSLEEGEGDGTVSGISESVLQDVKKSAIELLAIRAYTVSELRKKLCGKNYSVDTVDSVIADFKSRGLLNDGYYAESFSRSRWQSSTWGPRRIKQALRQKGVPEAEVDQATRSVFQDVQGDEEQTTHGFSKASMDHLFAQASKQWQRGGSLPLEKRRARIVRWLQYRGFNWAVTNSIIRKLEAQHPP encoded by the exons ATGGTCGTTTTCCCCAGGGCGAAGGGGGCGGGCGGTGTCCGGCACGCTCCTCCGCAATGGAGGCTCGTGAGCTTCCGGCAGTGTTCCTCCAACGAGGGGAACGCGTATGCCG CGAAGAACAATGCTACGCAGAGCCCGGACGAGCAGTTTCTGCAGCTCTCCTTGGAGGAGGGAGAAGGCGATGGCACGGTGAGCGGTATCAGCGAAAGCGTGCTGCAAGATGTGAAGAAGAGCGCGATCGAGCTGCTTGCTATCAG AGCATACACTGTTTCTGAGCTTAGGAAGAAACTATGTGGTAAGAATTATTCTGTCGATACAGTTGATTCTGTGATTGCTGATTTCAAGTCAAG AGGTCTGTTGAATGATGGTTATTACGCGGAATCATTTTCACGATCCCGGTGGCAATCATCAACCTGGGGTCCAAGGCGTATAAAGCAG GCACTTCGCCAAAAAGGTGTGCCAGAGGCCGAGGTGGACCAGGCGACAAGGAGTGTGTTCCAGGACGTCCAGGGCGATGAAGAACAGACGACACATGGGTTCTCCAAAGCTTCCATGGACCATCTCTTTGCTCAAGCCTCGAAGCAGTGGCAGCGAGGGGGGAGCTTGCCCCTGGAGAAACGGCGCGCGCGCATAGTGAGGTGGCTTCAGTACAGAGGGTTCAACTGGGCCGTGACCAACAGCATCATCAGGAAGCTGGAGGCGCAGCATCCTCCCTGA
- the LOC124674583 gene encoding plant cysteine oxidase 3 — MAWGVPTRLPSSRVQALYELCKRTFPSPSSAAPPSPPPASAVRAISSIMDTISPVDVGLRDDNLEDGGGHGFFESNFMKGSARAARWAQPITYLHIYECDAFSIGIFCLPTSAVIPLHDHPEMTVLSKILYGSMHVKSYDWIEPSVLASNQPVRLAKLYTDDVLTAPCPTTVLYPQSGGNLHSFTSVASCAVLDVLAPPYAENAGRVCTYFHDYPFSSFSGHTKMVDCPDDYAWIEPINSPVNIYMRPGMYTGPTIQDRLS, encoded by the exons ATGGCGTGGGGCGTGCCCACGCGGCTGCCGTCGTCACGGGTGCAGGCCCTGTACGAGCTCTGCAAGCGCACCTTCCCCTCCCCTTCCTCCGCCGCCCCGCCCTCCCCTCCTCCGGCCAGCGCCGTCCGCGCcatatcctccatcatgg ATACGATCAGTCCTGTGGATGTCGGGCTCAGGGACGACAACCTCGAggacggcggcgggcacgggttctTCGAATCCAACTTCATGAAGGGCTCGGCGAGGGCGGCGAGATGGGCGCAGCCCATCACGTACCTGCACATCTACGAGTGCGACGCCTTCTCT ATTGGAATATTCTGCTTACCTACTTCAGCAGTCATTCCTCTTCATGATCATCCAGAAATGACTGTGCTGAGCAAAATACTGTATGGTTCCATGCACGTGAAATCATATGATTGGATAGAGCCTTCTGTTTTAGCAAGTAACCAACCAG TAAGACTGGCCAAGTTATATACGGATGATGTTCTTACTGCTCCATGTCCAACTACCGTTTTGTATCCCCAAAGTGGCGGCAACCTACACTCATTCACTTCAGTTGCGTCTTGTGCTGTTCTTGATGTACTTGCGCCGCCATACGCTGAAAATGCTGGGAGAGTTTGCACCTACTTCCATGATTATCCGTTTTCTAGCTTCT CTGGACACACAAAGATGGTTGATTGCCCAGATGATTATGCCTGGATTGAGCCCATAAACTCACCCGTGAACATCTACATGCGCCCTGGCATGTATACTGGCCCAACCATACAG GATCGTCTATCATGA
- the LOC124675265 gene encoding actin-related protein 8, translated as MATQLLRKVWGSVLARAGAPRDPDSSSGSSSSSASSPRRRGPTAAEYGSLGALDAVATDVLAQILRLLGPADAARSSAVCRAWRHLASDNALWAFFLSLGPEPWDLVVFAETHLASGPAAPRSVYYSPSAARVPPQLSFKRIYGQRALVPGSIVVDGGSGYCKYGWSKYAAPSGRCATFLEFGNIESPMYARLRHFFSTIYTRMHVKPSARPIVVVLPLCHPDDTESARASRKQYKETLYSVLFDMNVPAVCAVDQALLALYAARRTSGIVVNIGFNATSVVPIFQGRVMHEIGIETVGQGALKLTGFLKELMQRRNISFESLYTVRTIKEKICYVAADYEAELCKDTQASCEVDGEGWFTLAEERFKMAEILFQPHMGGVVAMGLHKAVSLCMDHCYNAEVLGDHSWFKTVVLAGGSSCLPGLPERLEKELHNLLPAYISEGIRVLPPPFGTDTAWFGAKMIGTVSTFPDAWCVNKKQFRQKSRRSGPSLVNAWQ; from the exons ATGGCGACGCAGCTGCTTCGCAAGGTGTGGGGCTCCGTGCTGGCCCGCGCGGGGGCGCCGCGCGACCCGGACTCCTCCtcaggctcctcctcctcctccgcctcctccccgcgccgccgcggtCCGACGGCGGCGGAGTACGGCTCGCTGGGCGCGCTGGACGCGGTGGCGACGGACGTGCTGGCGCAGATCCTGCGGCTGCTGGGCCCGGCCGACGCGGCGCGCTCCAGCGCCGTGTGCCGCGCCTGGCGCCACCTCGCGTCCGACAACGCGCTCTGGGCCTTCTTCCTCAGCCTCGGCCCCGAGCCCTGGGACCTCGTCGTCTTCGCCGAGACGCACCTCGCCTCCGGCCCCGCCGCGCCCCGCAG CGTGTACTACTCCCCGTCCGCGGCCCGCGTCCCGCCGCAGCTCTCCTTCAAGCGCATCTACGGGCAGCGGGCGCTGGTTCCAGGCTCCATCGTGGTCGATG GTGGATCAGGCTATTGCAAGTATGGCTGGAGCAAGTATGCTGCGCCTTCTGGCCGCTGTGCAACTTTTTTG GAATTCGGAAACATTGAGTCCCCTATGTATGCAAGGCTACGCCACTTCTTCTCTACAATCTATACCag GATGCATGTAAAGCCTTCTGCTCGACCAATTGTTGTTGTCCTTCCCCTCTGCCACCCAGATG ATACGGAGTCTGCTAGGGCCTCAAGAAAGCAATACAAGGAGACATTGTACTCGGTTTTATTTGACATGAATGTTCCTGCTGTTTGTGCTGTTGATCAA GCACTTCTAGCTTTGTATGCTGCTAGACGAACCTCTGGCATTGTTGTGAACATTGGGTTCAATGCCACCTCTGTCGTTCCCA TCTTCCAGGGTCGGGTGATGCATGAGATAGGTATTGAAACTGTTGGGCAAGGTGCCCTTAAACTTACTGGATTTCTGAAGGAGCTAATGCAACGAAGGAATATATCTTTTGAGTCATTATACACTGTTCGAACCATCAAGGAG AAAATCTGTTACGTCGCAGCTGATTATGAAGCTGAACTATGTAAAGACACACAAGCTTCCTGTGAGGTGGATGGTGAAGGGTGGTTCACTCTAGCGGAAGAAAGATTCAAGATGGCAGAGATCCTTTTCCAGCCCCATATGGGAGGAGT TGTTGCTATGGGCTTGCATAAAGCTGTATCTCTATGCATGGATCACTGCTACAATGCAGAGGTGCTCGGTGATCACAGCTGGTTCAAGACGGTAGTTTTAGCGGGTGGATCGTCCTGCTTACCCGGTTTGCCAG AGAGGCTGGAGAAAGAGCTGCACAACCTTCTTCCCGCATATATTTCAGAAGGAATCAGAGTTCTTCCTCCTCCATTTGGCACAGACACGGCCTGGTTTGGTGCAAAGATGATCGGCACT GTGAGCACTTTCCCTGATGCATGGTGCGTAAACAAGAAGCAGTTCCGCCAGAAGTCACGCCGCAGCGGTCCGTCTCTAGTGAACGCATGGCAATAG